Proteins from a single region of Flavobacterium sp. K5-23:
- a CDS encoding ABC transporter permease, with translation MNSIFKIIEALKLFLIEIGELTYFAGRFFKEVFKRPMEFKEFLRQCYNMGNRSLLLVSVTGFIIGLVFTLQSRPTLQEFGAVSWMASMVSISIIREIGPIITALICAGRIGSGIGAELGSMRVTEQIDAMEVSGTNPFKYLVVTRILATTFMLPVLVFFGDAIAIYGSFLVENIKGDVSFLLYYNKVFDALEFSDLIPATIKTFFFGFAIGLVGCFKGYYCKKGTAGVGLAANTAVVFTSMLLFIIDFVAVFVTDIFYDL, from the coding sequence ATGAATAGTATTTTTAAAATAATCGAAGCATTAAAATTATTTTTAATTGAAATTGGCGAACTCACCTATTTTGCCGGTCGCTTTTTTAAAGAGGTTTTTAAACGCCCTATGGAATTTAAAGAATTCCTTAGGCAATGTTATAATATGGGAAACCGTTCTCTACTTCTTGTTTCGGTAACGGGTTTTATAATTGGATTAGTTTTCACCTTGCAATCCCGACCTACACTTCAAGAATTTGGCGCAGTTTCCTGGATGGCCTCAATGGTAAGTATTTCGATTATTCGAGAAATAGGTCCAATTATTACCGCTTTGATCTGTGCTGGACGTATTGGGTCAGGAATTGGCGCTGAATTAGGTTCGATGCGTGTTACAGAACAAATTGATGCTATGGAAGTTTCAGGGACAAATCCGTTTAAATACCTAGTTGTTACCAGAATATTAGCCACAACTTTTATGCTTCCCGTTTTGGTTTTTTTTGGCGATGCGATTGCTATTTACGGTTCGTTTTTGGTTGAAAACATAAAAGGGGATGTTTCTTTTTTGTTGTATTACAATAAAGTTTTTGACGCCTTGGAATTTAGTGATTTAATACCTGCAACCATTAAAACTTTCTTTTTTGGATTTGCCATCGGATTAGTTGGTTGTTTTAAAGGGTATTATTGTAAAAAAGGGACAGCTGGCGTGGGACTTGCGGCAAATACCGCAGTGGTTTTTACTTCAATGCTCCTGTTTATTATAGATTTTGTAGCCGTCTTTGTAACTGATATTTTTTATGATTTATAA
- a CDS encoding thymidine phosphorylase family protein, with amino-acid sequence MASNFNTLNLVHLGIDTQMEHVVFMRRDCHICISEGFEAHNRILVTVKGKSIIATLNTITDGILKPGKAGLSKYAWESLRAKEGDEISFSHVQPVVSMGSVRSKMYGKKLNKVDFENIINDIVKGHYSNIEIAAFITACAGDNLDIHEIIGLTEAMVNSGQKLSWDSKIVVDKHCVGGLPGNRTTPIVVAIVAEAGLIIPKTSSRAITSPAGTADTLETMTDVNLDMKQIQKVVEKENGCFVWGGSIKLSPADDILIRVERALDIDGEGQMIASVLSKKSAAGSTHVVIDIPIGKTAKVRTEEDAEKLKYYFKVVGKAIGLKVEVLFTDGSQPVGRGIGPSLEAMDVLSVLRNEKNAPQDLRDRALLIAGSIIDLAEKSKNKNGIIRAEQILSSGKAYEKFIAICKAQGGFREPKLAIHKIDIQAHKSGVVTEIDNRRLAKIAKLAGAPHDLTAGVLLLTPLKTKVNKGDALFCIYSETKGELNYAMEYLKSEPDIILIQ; translated from the coding sequence ATGGCCTCAAACTTTAATACATTAAATCTTGTCCACCTTGGAATTGACACCCAAATGGAACATGTTGTTTTCATGCGAAGGGACTGCCACATTTGTATATCAGAAGGGTTTGAAGCCCATAACAGGATATTAGTTACCGTAAAAGGAAAATCAATTATAGCCACATTAAACACGATTACAGATGGGATTTTGAAACCGGGGAAAGCCGGACTTTCTAAATACGCATGGGAAAGTTTAAGAGCAAAAGAAGGTGATGAAATCAGCTTTTCGCACGTACAACCCGTTGTTTCTATGGGAAGTGTTCGCTCAAAAATGTATGGTAAAAAGTTAAACAAAGTCGATTTTGAAAATATTATAAACGATATTGTAAAAGGTCATTACTCCAACATTGAAATTGCTGCTTTCATTACTGCATGTGCCGGTGATAATCTCGATATTCACGAAATCATTGGGCTTACTGAAGCCATGGTTAATTCAGGACAAAAACTTTCATGGGATAGTAAAATTGTGGTGGACAAACACTGTGTGGGTGGGCTTCCCGGAAACCGGACTACTCCTATTGTAGTGGCGATTGTGGCTGAAGCCGGACTTATCATACCTAAGACTTCTTCCAGGGCCATAACTTCGCCAGCTGGTACTGCAGACACTCTAGAAACTATGACAGATGTAAATCTTGATATGAAACAAATCCAAAAAGTCGTTGAAAAAGAAAACGGCTGTTTTGTCTGGGGCGGTTCCATAAAACTGAGTCCGGCAGATGATATTTTAATTCGTGTGGAAAGAGCACTGGATATTGATGGAGAAGGACAGATGATTGCCTCGGTATTATCAAAAAAATCAGCTGCAGGTTCGACACATGTGGTTATTGACATTCCTATTGGAAAAACCGCAAAAGTTAGAACAGAAGAAGATGCCGAAAAACTAAAATATTATTTCAAGGTAGTTGGAAAAGCAATCGGTCTAAAAGTAGAGGTGCTTTTCACAGATGGTTCGCAACCTGTAGGCAGAGGTATTGGGCCTTCACTCGAAGCAATGGACGTATTAAGTGTTTTACGAAACGAAAAAAATGCGCCACAGGATTTACGAGACAGGGCACTACTTATTGCAGGAAGCATTATCGATTTAGCCGAGAAATCAAAAAATAAAAACGGCATTATTAGGGCCGAACAAATACTTTCTTCCGGAAAGGCTTATGAAAAATTTATTGCCATTTGTAAAGCACAAGGTGGATTTAGAGAACCCAAATTGGCTATTCATAAAATAGATATTCAGGCGCATAAATCTGGCGTTGTTACTGAAATTGATAATCGTAGGCTCGCTAAAATAGCAAAACTTGCAGGTGCTCCGCATGATTTGACTGCGGGGGTTTTATTGCTGACCCCTTTGAAAACAAAAGTGAACAAAGGAGATGCTTTGTTTTGCATATATTCCGAAACAAAAGGGGAGCTGAATTACGCGATGGAGTATTTGAAATCAGAACCAGATATTATTTTAATTCAATAA
- a CDS encoding chaperone modulator CbpM, with protein sequence MNTENFILIPTLCSHYKVELAFFIHLNEMGLIEIQTIEQNQYIHQDSIYEIEKIIRMHHELDVNIEGIDVVLNLLQKIDALQTELILVRNRLRLYEN encoded by the coding sequence ATGAACACAGAAAACTTCATACTAATCCCTACTCTTTGCTCCCATTATAAAGTGGAACTAGCTTTCTTTATTCATTTGAACGAAATGGGGTTAATCGAAATACAAACTATTGAGCAAAACCAATATATACATCAGGATTCTATTTATGAGATTGAAAAGATAATTCGCATGCACCATGAATTAGATGTTAATATAGAAGGAATTGACGTGGTCTTAAACCTGTTACAGAAAATAGACGCTCTGCAAACCGAATTAATTTTGGTCAGAAACAGATTGCGACTTTATGAAAATTAA
- a CDS encoding DnaJ C-terminal domain-containing protein, producing the protein MAFIDYYKILEINKSATPAEIKKAYRKLARKHHPDLNPNDKEAEKKFKEINEANEVLSNPENRKKYDQYGENWQHSEQYEKANQQQQRQRESQQGGYQDFSGGGDFSDFFESMFGGRTSGGRSGRSAQYKGQDFNAELHLDLKDVYTTHKRTLTINGKNIRLSIPAGVENGQQIKIPGHGGDGVSGGPKGDLFITFSIDNHSNFKRDKSNLYSTVNLDLYKALLGGEITVDTFDGKVKLKVIPGTQNGTKVKLKGKGFPVYKKEGAFGDLYIDYQIDIPTNLTEKEKELITELSKLRTL; encoded by the coding sequence ATGGCTTTTATAGACTATTACAAAATATTAGAAATAAATAAAAGTGCAACTCCGGCTGAGATTAAAAAAGCGTACCGAAAACTTGCCCGAAAACACCATCCCGATCTGAATCCTAATGATAAAGAAGCTGAGAAAAAATTTAAGGAAATCAATGAGGCTAATGAGGTTTTAAGTAATCCTGAAAATCGTAAAAAATACGATCAATATGGAGAAAACTGGCAACATTCAGAGCAATATGAAAAAGCCAATCAGCAGCAACAACGCCAAAGAGAAAGCCAACAAGGCGGGTATCAAGATTTTTCAGGAGGTGGAGACTTTTCAGATTTTTTTGAATCTATGTTTGGAGGAAGAACTTCAGGAGGAAGAAGTGGACGCAGTGCCCAATATAAAGGCCAAGATTTTAATGCTGAACTTCATCTTGATCTAAAAGACGTTTATACAACTCATAAACGAACACTTACAATAAACGGTAAAAACATAAGACTAAGCATTCCGGCAGGTGTAGAAAACGGTCAGCAAATTAAAATTCCAGGACACGGTGGTGACGGTGTTAGTGGTGGACCAAAAGGAGATTTATTCATTACATTCTCCATTGATAACCATTCTAATTTTAAAAGGGACAAAAGCAATTTATACTCTACTGTAAATCTCGATTTATACAAAGCTTTATTAGGTGGAGAAATAACTGTTGACACATTTGACGGTAAAGTAAAACTCAAAGTTATACCTGGAACACAAAATGGCACTAAAGTGAAATTGAAAGGAAAAGGGTTTCCAGTTTATAAAAAGGAAGGTGCATTTGGAGATTTATATATAGACTATCAAATTGATATACCCACAAATCTAACAGAAAAAGAAAAAGAATTAATTACTGAACTTTCTAAGTTAAGAACATTATGA
- a CDS encoding DUF2784 family protein, with product MSKLMLHLIDYFFFLFHTVLVLFNVFGWVIPRWRFVNLITLSLTAFSWVVLGIWYGIGYCPFTDWHWKVRQLLGYNDESNSYIHFLLLKITGINLLESFVDVTTVAVFSSAYFISIYFAVKKRILKRKLKK from the coding sequence ATGAGTAAACTTATGCTTCATCTCATTGATTATTTTTTCTTCCTGTTTCATACTGTTCTCGTCTTGTTCAACGTGTTCGGATGGGTCATTCCACGATGGAGGTTTGTAAACTTAATCACACTGTCCCTTACTGCCTTTTCCTGGGTTGTATTGGGAATTTGGTACGGGATAGGTTATTGCCCGTTTACGGATTGGCATTGGAAAGTACGCCAACTTCTGGGTTATAATGATGAAAGCAATTCTTATATCCATTTTCTGCTTTTAAAAATAACGGGGATTAATCTGCTGGAAAGTTTTGTTGACGTCACGACAGTGGCTGTGTTTTCTTCTGCTTATTTCATCAGCATTTACTTTGCAGTAAAGAAAAGAATCCTGAAAAGAAAATTAAAAAAATGA
- a CDS encoding site-2 protease family protein: MKGSFKLGKIAGIGVFIHWTFSLIIVFIIYINYKTGYNALQIAWSVFFILSIFVTVFLHELGHALAAKNYGIKTKDITLLPIGGVARLERIPEKPAEELVVAFAGPLVNIGLAIITGLFISIPENPEILMKELAGGVNADNFFLNFFIVNIVLAVFNLIPAFPMDGGRILRAILAFKLERHVATKIAARIGQLLAMGFIFLGFFSNPFLIFIGIFVIMGAQMETEYTESKFRLKGFTVRDVLMKQYFTIEASDTIKKAVELLLDSQSKTFLITENNEPVGTLNRDQIILALSNDGENTAIHTVMNRNLIYLDVDTHLENIFELVYHNKSNLLLVLENNKLVGTLDTENLLEFLLIKEVKTKNAHVN, translated from the coding sequence ATGAAAGGATCTTTCAAACTCGGAAAAATAGCTGGTATTGGAGTTTTTATACACTGGACATTCTCCTTAATTATTGTATTTATAATATACATCAATTATAAAACGGGATATAATGCGCTACAAATAGCTTGGTCCGTATTTTTTATATTATCCATTTTTGTTACTGTTTTTTTACATGAATTGGGACATGCACTAGCGGCTAAAAATTATGGTATAAAAACCAAAGATATTACACTATTACCCATAGGAGGAGTGGCTAGATTAGAGCGCATCCCTGAGAAACCTGCGGAAGAACTAGTTGTTGCATTTGCTGGACCATTAGTAAATATTGGATTGGCTATTATAACAGGCCTTTTTATTTCGATTCCTGAAAATCCTGAAATTTTAATGAAGGAATTAGCCGGGGGCGTAAATGCTGATAATTTTTTTCTTAATTTCTTTATTGTAAACATCGTATTAGCGGTTTTTAATTTAATTCCGGCTTTCCCAATGGATGGAGGAAGAATATTAAGAGCGATTTTGGCATTCAAATTAGAAAGGCATGTGGCAACAAAAATCGCAGCTAGAATTGGGCAACTTTTAGCTATGGGGTTTATTTTTTTAGGTTTTTTTTCCAATCCTTTTCTGATATTTATAGGAATATTTGTCATTATGGGAGCCCAAATGGAAACGGAATATACCGAATCGAAATTTAGACTCAAAGGATTTACCGTTAGAGATGTACTTATGAAGCAGTATTTTACAATTGAAGCTTCTGACACCATAAAAAAAGCAGTTGAATTATTACTTGACAGTCAGTCTAAAACTTTTTTGATAACCGAGAATAATGAACCAGTAGGTACACTAAATAGAGACCAGATAATATTGGCCCTTTCTAATGATGGAGAAAATACGGCCATTCATACAGTTATGAACAGGAATTTAATATATCTCGATGTTGACACCCATTTAGAGAATATCTTTGAGCTTGTATATCACAATAAATCCAACCTATTACTAGTCTTAGAAAACAACAAACTTGTGGGAACGCTTGACACGGAGAATCTTTTAGAATTTCTTTTAATCAAAGAGGTAAAAACAAAAAACGCCCATGTCAATTAG
- a CDS encoding phosphatidylserine/phosphatidylglycerophosphate/cardiolipin synthase family protein: protein MSISNYPGSIPESVELVESGKDYFSRLETIIENTKYEIHLQFYIFENDDIGKQIIDLLIKAANREVKIYILIDGFGSFSFPKSVIIKLTEIGIKIRHFSPFFSTNSFYIGRRLHHKVVVSDASIVLIGGINISNKYFGSTTTEPWLDYSIQINDSIIGKAIQLLCRNLYYKNRNIYHRKIESVINTRKDTVVSIIQNDWLKRKNEIYKAYLKSFINAKKEIIIVGSYFFPGGRLKRALRTAANNNVRIILILSGKSDVPLSRRATYHIYSMLLHNKVELYEWNKTVLHGKAAVVDGNWTTIGSFNLNNLSSFGSIEMNAEIKSTSFSSTYLLHLNDIISQCQQVSIESLKKRKTFYSDFLNFMSYWVARLILNLITYFPYKRFKSIY, encoded by the coding sequence ATGTCAATTAGCAACTATCCAGGGAGTATTCCAGAAAGCGTTGAATTAGTTGAAAGTGGAAAAGACTATTTCTCCCGATTAGAAACTATTATCGAGAATACTAAATATGAGATTCATTTACAATTCTATATTTTTGAAAATGATGACATTGGTAAACAAATAATAGATCTGCTAATAAAAGCAGCGAATCGTGAAGTGAAAATATACATTTTAATAGATGGATTTGGGTCCTTTTCTTTTCCGAAATCCGTTATAATAAAACTTACCGAAATTGGAATTAAGATACGTCACTTTTCCCCTTTTTTTTCGACAAATTCATTTTATATCGGGAGAAGATTACATCATAAAGTAGTTGTTTCTGATGCCAGTATCGTGTTAATAGGAGGAATAAACATTTCCAATAAATACTTTGGTTCAACAACTACGGAACCATGGCTGGATTATTCAATTCAAATTAATGATTCCATAATAGGAAAAGCAATTCAATTGTTGTGTAGAAACCTTTATTATAAAAATAGAAATATTTATCATAGAAAAATAGAATCCGTTATTAACACCCGGAAAGATACCGTTGTAAGTATTATTCAAAATGACTGGTTGAAAAGAAAAAACGAAATATATAAAGCGTATTTAAAATCCTTTATAAATGCAAAAAAAGAAATAATCATTGTGGGAAGCTATTTTTTCCCCGGCGGAAGACTCAAAAGAGCATTAAGAACAGCAGCTAACAATAATGTTAGAATAATATTGATTCTTTCAGGAAAATCAGATGTTCCACTTTCAAGAAGGGCAACTTACCATATTTATTCTATGCTGCTACATAATAAAGTGGAATTATACGAATGGAATAAAACCGTTCTTCACGGCAAAGCAGCCGTGGTAGATGGAAATTGGACCACAATTGGTTCCTTTAATCTGAATAATCTAAGTTCTTTTGGAAGTATCGAAATGAATGCTGAAATTAAATCCACATCATTTTCAAGCACCTACTTATTGCATCTAAATGATATCATAAGTCAATGTCAACAAGTTTCAATCGAATCACTAAAAAAAAGAAAAACATTTTATTCGGATTTTTTAAATTTTATGTCTTATTGGGTAGCAAGACTTATACTTAATTTGATTACCTATTTTCCTTATAAAAGATTCAAAAGCATCTATTAG
- a CDS encoding ribose-phosphate pyrophosphokinase: MKKIVFALPGNEILTEILIHKEKAEKGFIEIRAFPDGETYVRILSDVKDKKVILVCTLHNPDSKLLPLYFMAKTAKELGAKTVTLIAPYLSYMRQDTVFQPGEAVTSTYFAHIISSMADTLITIDPHLHRRSSLSEIYTIPSRVEHAANHISSWVKYTIENPILIGPDSESEQWVSEVAKNANAPYIILTKVRHGDRDVEISVPLIEKYKDFTPVLVDDIISTGRTMIETIKRLKTAGMKPPICIGVHAVFAGNAYQEILNSGAKEIITCNTIPHESNRIDISDLLLI, encoded by the coding sequence ATGAAAAAAATCGTTTTTGCTTTACCTGGAAATGAAATACTTACGGAAATACTTATTCATAAAGAAAAAGCCGAGAAAGGCTTCATAGAAATAAGAGCATTCCCGGACGGGGAAACCTATGTTCGCATCTTATCTGATGTAAAAGATAAAAAAGTAATCCTGGTGTGTACACTTCATAATCCGGATTCAAAATTACTCCCTTTGTATTTTATGGCAAAAACAGCAAAAGAATTAGGCGCTAAAACCGTTACTCTTATTGCGCCTTACCTTTCATATATGCGGCAGGACACTGTATTTCAACCTGGGGAAGCGGTAACTTCAACATACTTTGCCCATATTATTTCAAGTATGGCAGATACTTTAATAACTATAGACCCTCATTTACATAGAAGAAGTTCTCTATCAGAAATATACACCATCCCATCGAGAGTTGAACATGCCGCAAACCATATTTCTTCATGGGTAAAATACACTATTGAAAACCCTATTTTAATAGGTCCGGATAGTGAAAGTGAACAATGGGTTTCTGAAGTTGCTAAAAATGCAAATGCCCCTTATATAATACTAACTAAAGTAAGACATGGAGATCGAGACGTGGAAATTTCAGTCCCTTTAATAGAAAAATACAAGGACTTTACACCAGTTCTAGTAGATGATATAATCTCTACGGGAAGAACAATGATTGAAACCATTAAACGTCTAAAAACTGCAGGAATGAAACCACCAATATGCATAGGAGTTCATGCCGTTTTTGCTGGAAATGCATATCAAGAAATATTAAATTCAGGTGCCAAAGAAATAATTACCTGCAATACCATTCCACATGAAAGCAACAGGATTGACATCAGTGATTTACTTTTAATTTGA